A genome region from Candidatus Bathyarchaeota archaeon includes the following:
- a CDS encoding type II toxin-antitoxin system VapC family toxin, whose amino-acid sequence MNYYVDTNIFVYSALAHPVYGKTCKQIIDDIQNLKIKAYCGFLVPIELLGALARLDPKKAAVAVEAFFSLPINMIPIEERTLQDAAKLTLESGVSYDCVHAACMQSKGLDTIISEDVTDWKKIKKFKIIRPFEYKKTLNPKSCK is encoded by the coding sequence TTGAATTACTACGTTGACACAAACATCTTTGTCTACTCCGCTCTGGCCCACCCCGTTTATGGGAAAACGTGTAAACAGATAATTGATGATATTCAAAATCTGAAAATCAAGGCTTACTGCGGTTTTCTAGTTCCTATAGAGCTTCTTGGCGCGTTAGCGCGATTAGACCCCAAAAAAGCGGCTGTGGCAGTGGAAGCTTTTTTTTCATTACCCATAAACATGATACCCATAGAGGAAAGAACCCTGCAGGATGCTGCGAAGCTAACGCTTGAATCAGGCGTAAGTTATGACTGCGTACATGCGGCATGCATGCAAAGCAAGGGTTTGGACACAATAATATCTGAAGATGTAACGGATTGGAAGAAAATAAAAAAATTCAAAATCATTCGACCTTTCGAATACAAAAAAACGTTAAACCCTAAAAGTTGCAAGTGA
- a CDS encoding AbrB/MazE/SpoVT family DNA-binding domain-containing protein — protein sequence MQEEVKVTRKYQVTIPESVRSELGVKIGDKLIVKSENKKIIMETPKHITNPSDTLWCLFGEPIDVDAVKLVEESWETSLPPAEPKKLHGSKQRKTKA from the coding sequence ATGCAAGAAGAAGTAAAAGTAACCCGAAAATACCAAGTCACAATACCTGAAAGCGTCCGCTCTGAACTCGGCGTAAAAATCGGCGACAAACTCATCGTTAAATCCGAAAACAAAAAAATAATCATGGAAACCCCCAAACACATCACCAATCCCTCTGATACGCTTTGGTGTCTGTTCGGCGAGCCCATAGATGTTGATGCAGTCAAACTTGTTGAGGAATCTTGGGAAACCAGCCTTCCGCCAGCAGAGCCCAAAAAACTGCATGGAAGCAAACAGAGGAAGACTAAGGCTTGA
- a CDS encoding nucleotidyltransferase family protein produces MQRSLDEVKSQLETLKPTLRRRFKVETIDIFGSYARGEQTEKSDLDILVTYSEMVDLLLVAELRRYLRRKLHMKVDVISKKYLNKYIKDQVLQEAIPV; encoded by the coding sequence TTGCAGAGGTCGCTTGACGAAGTTAAGAGCCAACTTGAAACGTTAAAGCCGACTCTTCGGAGACGGTTTAAAGTGGAGACCATAGACATTTTCGGCTCATATGCTAGGGGAGAACAAACCGAAAAAAGCGACCTAGACATTTTGGTGACTTACTCGGAGATGGTTGACCTGCTTTTAGTTGCCGAGCTTCGCAGGTATCTGCGCCGAAAGCTCCACATGAAAGTTGATGTGATTTCTAAAAAATACCTCAACAAGTACATAAAAGATCAAGTGCTACAGGAAGCCATCCCAGTTTGA
- the rpiA gene encoding ribose-5-phosphate isomerase RpiA, which translates to MKKFWIGWGRWKLKVEGNQLQVAKRLAALEAVGCVKDGFVVGLGSGSTAAFAVEALGERVRREGLRVFGVPTSYQAFLLAVECGVPVTSLDERPVVDVVIDGADQVAPDLCLIKGMGAALVREKIVAVASRFNVIVADESKCVRVLGEGGQVVPVEVLPFAVSLVKRKIEELGGGVVLRVGSGKLGPVVSDNGNFVLDCCFGEIADPAGLAASLKMIAGVVETGLFVGLTDVVYVGSASGVKKLERVRGQ; encoded by the coding sequence TTGAAAAAGTTTTGGATAGGTTGGGGCAGATGGAAGTTGAAGGTTGAGGGGAATCAGTTGCAGGTTGCTAAGCGGTTGGCTGCTTTGGAGGCGGTTGGTTGTGTGAAGGATGGTTTTGTTGTGGGTTTGGGGAGTGGGAGTACGGCGGCTTTTGCGGTTGAGGCGTTGGGTGAGCGTGTGAGGCGTGAGGGGTTGCGTGTTTTTGGTGTTCCGACTTCTTATCAGGCGTTTTTGTTGGCTGTTGAGTGTGGTGTTCCTGTTACGAGTTTGGATGAGCGTCCTGTGGTTGATGTTGTGATTGATGGTGCTGATCAGGTTGCGCCTGATTTGTGTTTGATTAAGGGTATGGGTGCGGCTTTGGTGCGGGAGAAGATTGTTGCTGTTGCGTCGCGGTTTAATGTGATTGTTGCTGATGAGAGTAAGTGTGTTCGTGTGTTGGGTGAGGGTGGTCAGGTGGTGCCTGTTGAGGTTTTGCCGTTTGCGGTTTCGCTTGTTAAGCGGAAGATTGAGGAGTTGGGTGGTGGGGTTGTTTTGCGTGTGGGTAGTGGGAAGCTTGGTCCTGTGGTTTCGGATAATGGGAATTTTGTTTTGGATTGTTGTTTTGGTGAGATTGCTGATCCTGCGGGGTTGGCGGCTTCGTTGAAGATGATTGCGGGTGTTGTTGAGACTGGGTTGTTTGTTGGGTTGACTGATGTTGTTTATGTTGGTTCTGCTTCTGGTGTGAAGAAGCTTGAGCGGGTAAGAGGGCAGTAG
- a CDS encoding PAS domain S-box protein, with the protein MSESKSSNDSNDSMSVLANLIPDPVVILDEEGKIVVANSLLEKMSGYNKEQLIGKTVSILDFISGENKVLLEKNHKKRSTGFNVSPYQVKMTAKNGDTRYLELRGNHIINNQGKELDIILFHDVTNEQDIKNKLQCLFESKETFESIINAIKEAIILVDDEARVTHWNPAAEKMFGYTSQEAVGKSVHRLVLPKTMCKEAKARIDSSVKTFAETGTGYFTVANVQLTGRRKDGSEFPAELSISPVKLGEKWGCIGVVKDITQRKQYEQNLREAEQRYHALFNQAPVGVLVVDPLTAACVEFNDVAHTQLGYTREEFTSKKIFDLEARETPQETIAHLNGMVMSGGDEFETLHKTKNGEIRNVIVISRPFQSADKTFLHAIFYDITKSKKAENALRESEAKYRQLVELAQEGIWAIDNDFVTVFVNPRMAQILGYKESEMIGKSLFDFVDMSMVARIRGVLTHYTRPDMKGQHDYAFPHKAGGRVDTTVNLSVITDDKNQKRGILAVVSDITQRKRIEKELKESEERFRAISTSAIDAIILSDAKDRVLYWNPAAEKTFGFSSKEALGKKLAELVIPPSAHKKHEQLLSRLSKVQLSRRHFGLTALRKDGSTFPMDLSMVSVRLKDKNCLLTIVRDITERKEMEEAVRRERDMLESVAASNDAALSIVNRDYRIIWANKRSKQVTGCNDIENKHCFAAFSNSSHVCPGCGVKKVFEEGVSVDRHDYHGHLGNQDYWLELIATPIKDKDGNVVAALEVAMDITERKNLQNKLAEYSQKLEDIVQKRTEQLKQTQAELVKSERLAAIGELAGMIGHDLRNPLTGIKNAVYYLQKKGSSAPETQINEMLQSINKCVNYSNKVINDLLDYSRDIHIEPQECSARQLMVEALAMLEIPENIQVANNLPDNPRLRADPEKIQRVFVNLTKNAIDALPHGGQIRIDSKTIDSSIQISFSDNGIGIREEILPKLFSPLFTTKAQGMGFGLAICKRIIEAHGGTISVNTVKDKGTTFVLTLPLEQTTQMGGEIIWTPITES; encoded by the coding sequence ATGTCGGAGAGCAAGTCGAGCAACGACTCTAACGATTCTATGTCGGTGCTGGCAAATCTTATTCCTGATCCAGTCGTCATATTAGACGAGGAAGGAAAAATTGTTGTTGCAAACAGCTTACTGGAAAAAATGTCTGGATATAATAAGGAACAATTAATTGGAAAGACTGTCTCTATCCTCGACTTTATCTCTGGAGAAAACAAAGTACTTTTAGAAAAGAACCACAAAAAAAGATCTACAGGTTTCAACGTTTCGCCTTACCAAGTAAAAATGACGGCTAAAAATGGAGACACAAGATATTTAGAATTAAGAGGCAACCACATAATAAACAACCAAGGGAAAGAGTTAGACATAATACTTTTTCATGATGTCACAAACGAACAAGATATAAAAAATAAACTTCAATGTCTATTCGAAAGCAAAGAGACATTTGAGTCCATAATTAACGCTATTAAAGAAGCAATAATTTTAGTTGATGACGAAGCAAGAGTAACGCACTGGAACCCTGCTGCCGAGAAGATGTTTGGCTACACCAGCCAAGAAGCTGTCGGTAAATCTGTGCATAGACTTGTTTTGCCCAAAACGATGTGTAAAGAGGCCAAGGCACGCATTGATTCAAGCGTAAAAACTTTCGCTGAAACGGGCACAGGATATTTTACAGTAGCCAATGTCCAATTAACAGGTCGCCGTAAGGATGGCAGCGAATTCCCAGCTGAATTGTCGATCTCCCCAGTAAAGCTTGGTGAGAAATGGGGTTGCATCGGAGTAGTAAAAGACATCACTCAGAGAAAGCAATATGAACAAAATTTAAGAGAAGCAGAGCAACGTTATCATGCACTCTTTAATCAAGCACCCGTAGGTGTCCTAGTCGTAGATCCCTTGACTGCTGCATGCGTTGAGTTTAATGACGTTGCCCACACACAACTAGGTTATACAAGAGAAGAATTCACTTCAAAGAAAATTTTTGACCTTGAAGCTAGAGAAACGCCTCAAGAAACAATAGCTCATTTAAATGGAATGGTAATGAGTGGAGGAGACGAGTTTGAAACTCTTCATAAAACAAAAAACGGCGAAATCCGAAATGTAATTGTTATCTCACGCCCATTTCAATCGGCAGATAAAACTTTTCTGCATGCGATTTTTTATGATATTACAAAAAGCAAAAAAGCAGAAAACGCTTTGAGGGAAAGCGAAGCCAAGTACCGCCAACTAGTTGAACTTGCACAAGAGGGCATTTGGGCTATCGATAATGATTTTGTCACCGTCTTTGTCAATCCGCGGATGGCACAGATACTTGGATACAAAGAAAGCGAAATGATTGGAAAATCACTTTTCGATTTTGTAGATATGAGTATGGTAGCAAGAATTAGAGGGGTATTAACCCACTACACACGTCCAGATATGAAAGGACAGCATGATTACGCGTTCCCTCATAAAGCCGGAGGCCGTGTTGATACAACTGTAAATTTATCCGTAATAACGGACGACAAAAATCAAAAAAGGGGAATACTAGCAGTTGTATCAGATATAACACAGCGAAAACGGATAGAAAAAGAACTAAAAGAAAGCGAAGAGCGGTTCCGCGCTATCAGCACCTCGGCAATCGATGCCATTATCTTGAGTGACGCCAAAGATCGCGTGCTATATTGGAACCCCGCGGCAGAGAAAACGTTCGGCTTTTCATCGAAAGAAGCACTAGGTAAGAAACTAGCCGAACTAGTTATTCCACCTAGCGCACATAAAAAACATGAGCAGTTACTTTCAAGATTAAGCAAAGTTCAGTTGTCGAGGCGGCATTTCGGGTTAACAGCACTAAGAAAAGACGGAAGCACATTCCCAATGGATCTATCGATGGTCTCAGTGAGACTAAAAGATAAAAACTGCTTACTAACGATTGTTCGAGATATCACCGAGCGAAAAGAAATGGAAGAAGCAGTAAGACGCGAACGGGATATGCTTGAGAGCGTGGCGGCGAGTAATGATGCTGCCTTATCTATTGTTAACCGTGATTACCGTATTATTTGGGCAAATAAAAGGTCAAAACAAGTCACAGGTTGCAACGATATCGAAAACAAACACTGCTTCGCTGCATTTAGCAACAGTTCTCATGTCTGCCCAGGATGTGGTGTCAAAAAAGTCTTTGAAGAAGGCGTCAGCGTAGATAGACATGATTATCATGGGCACTTGGGTAATCAAGACTACTGGCTGGAACTCATTGCCACTCCAATCAAGGACAAGGATGGAAACGTCGTTGCCGCATTGGAGGTTGCCATGGATATAACGGAGAGAAAAAACCTGCAAAATAAGTTGGCAGAATACTCTCAAAAACTCGAGGACATTGTACAAAAAAGAACTGAGCAACTTAAGCAGACACAAGCAGAACTAGTCAAATCAGAGCGGCTTGCGGCCATAGGCGAATTAGCAGGAATGATAGGACACGACCTACGCAACCCTTTAACAGGAATCAAAAATGCAGTCTATTACCTTCAGAAAAAAGGCAGTTCAGCTCCTGAAACTCAAATTAACGAAATGCTTCAAAGCATCAATAAATGCGTGAACTATTCAAACAAAGTCATTAACGATTTATTGGATTATTCAAGGGACATTCATATTGAACCACAAGAATGTTCAGCCAGACAATTAATGGTTGAAGCGTTAGCTATGCTTGAAATCCCTGAGAATATACAAGTCGCAAACAACCTTCCAGATAATCCTCGCTTAAGGGCTGACCCTGAAAAAATACAACGCGTCTTCGTAAATCTGACTAAGAATGCTATTGACGCTTTACCTCATGGAGGTCAAATACGTATAGACAGCAAAACAATAGATAGTAGCATACAGATTTCCTTCTCGGATAACGGAATAGGCATTAGAGAGGAAATTTTGCCAAAGCTTTTCTCCCCGTTGTTTACCACAAAAGCGCAAGGTATGGGTTTTGGGTTAGCGATATGCAAACGAATCATAGAAGCACACGGAGGAACCATATCGGTTAACACGGTAAAAGACAAAGGAACCACCTTTGTCCTCACTTTACCACTAGAGCAAACAACACAAATGGGAGGTGAAATTATATGGACACCAATCACAGAATCTTAA
- a CDS encoding response regulator has translation MDTNHRILIVDDDDTIRKTLKAILEDEGYTVDLAATGQEAIQKTEENPYDIALLDIRLPDMEGVELLKLIKDNVPKTRKIMLTGYPSMQNAIAALNKDADAYLVKPVDVEKLLSTIKDQLELRENERHFSEEKIADFIESRVKEMSTTKPKKPQYY, from the coding sequence ATGGACACCAATCACAGAATCTTAATTGTTGATGATGATGACACAATACGGAAAACTTTGAAGGCTATTCTTGAAGACGAAGGATACACTGTGGATCTGGCAGCGACGGGACAAGAAGCGATTCAAAAAACAGAGGAAAACCCATACGACATAGCACTCTTAGACATTCGGTTACCCGATATGGAAGGTGTTGAACTGCTAAAACTAATAAAAGACAACGTTCCGAAGACCCGCAAAATAATGTTAACAGGATATCCATCAATGCAGAATGCTATAGCCGCTCTAAACAAGGATGCTGATGCATACTTGGTTAAACCAGTGGATGTCGAAAAACTTCTAAGCACAATAAAAGATCAACTAGAGTTACGGGAGAATGAACGACACTTTAGCGAGGAAAAGATAGCTGATTTCATTGAGAGCAGAGTCAAAGAAATGTCAACAACTAAACCTAAGAAACCGCAGTACTACTAA
- a CDS encoding DNA-directed RNA polymerase subunit N, with protein MIIPVRCFTCGKLVGDRWDEFTRRIKTGENASDVLDSLGLKRYCCRRMLLSNVEIIDEVLRFYEEAEKRKEARNFY; from the coding sequence GTGATTATTCCCGTAAGATGCTTCACCTGCGGCAAGTTGGTTGGAGACCGATGGGACGAATTCACACGGCGCATCAAGACAGGCGAGAACGCAAGTGATGTTCTTGACAGCTTGGGTTTGAAGCGGTACTGTTGCAGACGCATGTTGCTCTCAAACGTTGAAATCATCGATGAAGTTCTCCGCTTTTATGAAGAAGCTGAGAAACGCAAAGAAGCACGTAACTTTTACTGA
- a CDS encoding 30S ribosomal protein S9: MPAKKVLVVSGKRKTAVARAIVKQGVGKVRINLTPVEIVEPDIARAKIMEPLLQAGGDVWQQIDIDVKTSGGGYMGQAEAARMAIANALLKWTKSSHLRTVFSEYDRTMIAGDSRAKETKKFGGAGARAKEQKSYR; this comes from the coding sequence ATGCCCGCGAAGAAAGTTTTAGTTGTTAGTGGAAAGCGAAAAACCGCAGTTGCCCGTGCCATAGTGAAACAAGGCGTTGGCAAAGTACGAATAAACTTGACTCCTGTTGAAATTGTTGAACCAGATATTGCCCGTGCAAAAATCATGGAGCCTCTGTTGCAAGCAGGTGGGGATGTTTGGCAGCAAATTGACATAGATGTTAAGACCAGTGGTGGAGGATACATGGGACAGGCAGAAGCCGCCCGTATGGCTATCGCGAATGCTCTCTTGAAATGGACAAAGAGCAGTCACCTTCGCACAGTCTTTAGTGAGTATGACCGAACCATGATTGCTGGCGACTCCCGAGCAAAAGAAACCAAAAAGTTCGGTGGGGCTGGTGCACGAGCAAAGGAACAGAAAAGTTACAGGTAA
- the rplM gene encoding 50S ribosomal protein L13, whose translation MQTTKSQITLVNAEGLIVGRMCSKVAKLLLNGEEVIILNAEKAVFSGKKKSKVSEAKEFLEVGAPERGPFHYRRPDRFLRKTMRGMLPFKQPKGKNAYKRLKVFMGVPVEFKGQPMITFGDAQSTDLKGPHFTLEELAKEIGWNNRME comes from the coding sequence ATGCAAACAACAAAATCTCAAATAACTCTGGTAAACGCTGAAGGCTTAATCGTTGGCAGGATGTGCAGTAAAGTCGCCAAATTATTGCTAAACGGCGAAGAAGTAATCATTCTTAATGCTGAAAAAGCTGTGTTTTCTGGCAAAAAGAAAAGCAAAGTGTCAGAAGCCAAAGAATTTTTAGAAGTAGGCGCGCCCGAGCGTGGTCCATTTCATTATCGACGACCGGACCGTTTCCTGCGTAAAACCATGCGTGGTATGCTTCCGTTTAAGCAGCCTAAGGGCAAAAATGCTTACAAACGGCTTAAGGTATTCATGGGTGTGCCGGTTGAATTTAAAGGTCAGCCGATGATAACCTTTGGTGATGCCCAATCAACAGACCTTAAAGGTCCACACTTTACTCTTGAAGAGTTGGCCAAAGAAATTGGATGGAATAATAGGATGGAGTAA
- a CDS encoding 50S ribosomal protein L18e, whose amino-acid sequence MRETKTTNPQLIELINLLKKESREKQAAIWLDVADYLAKPRSQRAAVNLSTINRNTKKADVVVVPGKILASGNLSHAVTVASFDASGKAKEKLEAAKAKYLSIPELLEQNPKGSNVKIIR is encoded by the coding sequence ATGAGAGAAACTAAAACAACAAACCCGCAACTAATTGAACTTATCAATCTATTAAAGAAGGAAAGTAGAGAAAAACAAGCAGCCATCTGGCTGGATGTAGCTGACTACTTAGCTAAACCGCGTAGTCAACGCGCCGCCGTCAATCTGAGTACAATAAACAGGAACACAAAAAAAGCTGACGTAGTGGTGGTTCCAGGGAAAATCTTGGCTTCAGGCAACCTGAGCCATGCCGTGACTGTGGCATCCTTTGATGCCTCTGGCAAAGCGAAAGAAAAACTTGAGGCTGCTAAGGCCAAGTATCTTTCAATTCCTGAACTTTTGGAGCAGAACCCAAAGGGTTCAAATGTTAAAATTATTCGGTGA
- a CDS encoding DNA-directed RNA polymerase subunit D — protein sequence MLKIEILEKTDTNLRIIVRDADVPLMNALRRLALAEVPCMAIEEVVMIENSSILQDEIIAHRLGLTPLKTDLDTYNLPEECECKSEFGCPQCRVTLTLDAEAKDGTRTVYSGEIVSENPEILPVSDKIPIIKLAKNQKLKLEAYARLGRGKTHAKWQPVSMCAYKYYPKITAPTEKCEDCSKCADICPKKVLSIKDQKVVVQDLLACNLCMDCVDACPQKPSPLKIEWEKNAFIMSIESTGALTPERVLKEATKLLGKQLDEFEEQIKAEQQ from the coding sequence GTGTTGAAGATAGAAATCTTGGAAAAAACCGATACAAACCTCCGCATAATCGTCAGAGATGCGGACGTGCCTTTAATGAACGCTTTGCGTCGTTTAGCGCTTGCTGAGGTTCCTTGTATGGCAATTGAAGAAGTTGTAATGATAGAAAACTCTTCAATTCTGCAGGATGAAATCATTGCTCACAGGCTTGGGCTTACTCCGCTCAAAACAGATTTAGATACTTATAATCTGCCTGAAGAATGTGAATGCAAAAGCGAATTCGGTTGTCCCCAATGCAGAGTAACACTCACATTGGATGCTGAGGCAAAGGATGGAACAAGAACCGTTTATTCAGGGGAAATTGTTTCAGAGAACCCAGAGATTCTTCCAGTATCTGATAAAATACCGATAATCAAACTGGCCAAGAACCAGAAACTTAAACTTGAAGCTTACGCCAGGCTTGGAAGAGGCAAGACACATGCAAAGTGGCAGCCCGTTTCTATGTGCGCATACAAATATTATCCCAAGATTACTGCACCGACAGAAAAATGTGAAGATTGCTCCAAATGCGCTGACATTTGTCCCAAGAAAGTTCTAAGTATCAAAGATCAAAAAGTTGTTGTTCAAGATCTTTTGGCTTGTAATCTTTGCATGGACTGTGTTGACGCTTGCCCACAAAAGCCCTCGCCGCTAAAGATTGAGTGGGAGAAGAACGCTTTTATCATGAGCATTGAATCTACAGGTGCGCTTACTCCTGAGCGTGTGCTCAAAGAAGCGACAAAACTGCTAGGCAAACAACTAGACGAGTTTGAAGAACAAATAAAGGCTGAGCAACAATGA